A region of Pyxidicoccus parkwaysis DNA encodes the following proteins:
- a CDS encoding Crp/Fnr family transcriptional regulator has protein sequence MDAAILKKVALFEGLTQGQLAKVAQIGHSRDFPAGAYLFREGEAGQEMYVIEKGKVRISKTVPGIGEEALAILEPGQYFGEMAVIEDSPRSADAIAHVSCTVWVIERSKLDQLMFTDKDLAYVLLWTFVRTLSERLRETNDKIKAFFAISRF, from the coding sequence ATGGATGCCGCCATCCTCAAAAAGGTTGCGCTGTTCGAGGGTTTGACCCAGGGCCAGCTCGCCAAGGTGGCGCAAATCGGCCACTCCCGGGACTTCCCAGCGGGCGCCTACCTCTTCCGCGAGGGGGAGGCCGGCCAGGAGATGTACGTCATCGAGAAGGGCAAGGTTCGCATCTCCAAGACGGTGCCCGGCATCGGCGAAGAGGCGCTCGCCATCCTCGAGCCCGGGCAGTATTTCGGAGAGATGGCGGTAATCGAGGACTCGCCGCGCTCGGCGGACGCCATCGCCCACGTGAGCTGCACGGTGTGGGTCATCGAGCGGTCCAAGCTGGACCAGCTCATGTTCACCGACAAGGACCTGGCGTACGTGCTGCTCTGGACGTTCGTCCGCACGCTCAGTGAGCGGCTGCGCGAGACGAACGACAAGATAAAGGCCTTCTTCGCCATCTCCCGCTTCTGA
- a CDS encoding DUF3006 domain-containing protein: MMVGAVGAWSAVQVELLEEARAQVVRLDTGQACTVERWALPAGVREGDVVVDGRPEPERTALRVREVARKRALLAVPVPPGLDL; this comes from the coding sequence ATGATGGTCGGCGCGGTGGGGGCGTGGAGCGCGGTGCAGGTGGAGCTGTTGGAGGAGGCGCGGGCGCAGGTGGTGCGGCTGGACACCGGGCAGGCATGCACGGTGGAGCGGTGGGCACTGCCGGCGGGAGTGCGCGAGGGGGACGTGGTGGTTGACGGCCGGCCGGAGCCGGAGCGGACGGCGCTCCGGGTGCGGGAGGTGGCGCGCAAGCGGGCGCTGCTGGCGGTTCCCGTCCCCCCGGGGCTCGACCTGTGA
- the radC gene encoding RadC family protein: MEQAAEAAWAGGGLVRARGVVGVEESRERLFRLGAEALTESELLCVVWGPGPRSPGPLQLAGTLLARSGGLKALVQEEPLALSLMPGVGPVRAAQVLAALELGRRAQRTVETRPKLRTPEEIHAYLAPKLGAMRREVFHVLCFNARNVLVHDARVAEGTMNACPVDPREVFAAALTSRATAIVLAHNHPSGDPEPSIQDVGLTRHLISAAQLLNIKVLDHVVVGDGGYVSMMERGLFPDAGWEAKRWSANGGGG; encoded by the coding sequence ATGGAGCAGGCAGCGGAGGCAGCGTGGGCGGGCGGCGGGTTGGTGCGGGCGCGAGGGGTGGTGGGCGTGGAGGAGTCGCGCGAGCGCCTCTTCCGGTTGGGGGCGGAGGCGCTGACTGAGTCAGAGCTGCTGTGCGTGGTGTGGGGCCCGGGGCCGCGCTCGCCCGGGCCCTTGCAGCTGGCGGGCACGCTGCTGGCGCGGAGCGGAGGCCTCAAGGCGCTGGTGCAGGAGGAGCCGCTGGCGCTGAGTCTGATGCCCGGCGTGGGGCCGGTGCGGGCCGCGCAGGTGCTGGCGGCGCTGGAGCTGGGACGGCGCGCGCAGCGCACGGTGGAGACGCGGCCCAAGCTGCGCACGCCGGAGGAGATTCACGCGTACCTGGCGCCAAAGCTGGGGGCCATGCGGCGCGAGGTCTTCCACGTGCTGTGCTTCAACGCGCGCAACGTGCTGGTGCATGACGCACGCGTGGCGGAGGGCACCATGAATGCGTGCCCGGTGGACCCGCGTGAAGTCTTCGCCGCGGCCCTCACCTCGCGCGCCACCGCCATTGTCCTCGCGCACAACCACCCTTCGGGAGACCCGGAGCCGAGCATCCAGGACGTGGGGCTGACGCGGCACCTCATCTCCGCGGCGCAGCTGCTCAACATCAAGGTGCTGGACCACGTGGTGGTGGGGGACGGCGGCTACGTGTCGATGATGGAGCGGGGGCTGTTCCCGGACGCCGGGTGGGAGGCGAAGCGATGGAGCGCGAATGGGGGCGGCGGATGA
- a CDS encoding trans-sulfuration enzyme family protein codes for MSTKQKTVAVHAGSRLTGSKAVPVAPAIYPAAVNWFDSSDDLDGALDGKDYAYGRISAPNTTLLEEAVAALEGTEACVAYASGMAALRSVFDAQGFKPGDRLVMPADGYGVTRLLYKNLCATLGVELHPLLMTDARTPERIRELRPRMVLAESITNPLLRVPDLRVLSKVSHEVGATFVVDATFPSPAGQRSLEFGADYAVQSTSKWLNGHSDALGGTVSGSAARIAPLRSARILAGDVLGPFEAWLTLRGLRTLPVRMKAHAEHAAHVARRLSDSPLLERVIYPGLPSHPDHAVAKELLTGGGPMVAFEVKGFGRPEGMRFLEGLKTCRPGPSLGDVCTLVMHAASASARRMTPEERATAGIQENLIRVSVGLEDPDDIVEDLLGAVAKVVRK; via the coding sequence ATGAGCACGAAGCAGAAGACGGTGGCGGTGCATGCCGGCAGCCGGCTGACGGGGAGCAAGGCGGTGCCCGTCGCTCCGGCCATCTACCCCGCGGCGGTGAACTGGTTCGACAGCAGCGACGATTTGGACGGCGCGCTCGACGGGAAGGACTACGCCTACGGCCGCATCAGCGCGCCCAACACGACGCTGTTGGAAGAGGCAGTGGCCGCGCTGGAGGGCACCGAGGCGTGCGTGGCGTACGCCAGCGGCATGGCCGCGCTGCGCTCCGTCTTCGACGCACAGGGCTTCAAGCCGGGGGACAGGCTCGTCATGCCGGCGGATGGCTATGGCGTCACGCGCCTGCTCTACAAGAACCTGTGCGCCACGCTGGGCGTGGAGCTGCACCCGCTCCTGATGACGGACGCGCGCACGCCCGAGCGCATCCGCGAGTTGCGCCCGCGCATGGTGCTGGCGGAGAGCATCACCAATCCGCTCTTGCGCGTGCCGGACCTGCGCGTGCTGTCGAAGGTGAGCCACGAGGTGGGCGCCACCTTCGTCGTGGACGCCACCTTCCCGTCGCCCGCGGGCCAGCGCTCGCTGGAGTTCGGCGCGGATTACGCGGTGCAGTCCACCAGCAAGTGGCTCAACGGGCACAGTGACGCGTTGGGCGGCACGGTGAGTGGCTCGGCCGCGCGCATTGCGCCCCTGCGCTCGGCGCGCATCCTCGCGGGTGATGTGCTGGGGCCCTTCGAGGCGTGGCTCACGCTGCGCGGCCTTCGCACGCTGCCGGTGCGCATGAAGGCCCATGCGGAGCACGCGGCGCACGTGGCTCGGCGGCTGTCGGACTCGCCGCTGCTGGAGCGGGTCATCTACCCGGGGCTGCCCTCGCACCCGGACCATGCGGTGGCGAAGGAGCTGCTCACGGGCGGCGGCCCCATGGTGGCCTTCGAGGTGAAGGGCTTTGGCCGGCCGGAGGGGATGCGCTTTTTGGAGGGCCTCAAGACATGCAGGCCGGGCCCGTCGCTCGGGGACGTGTGCACGCTGGTGATGCACGCGGCCAGCGCGAGCGCTCGCCGCATGACGCCGGAGGAGCGCGCCACGGCTGGCATCCAGGAGAACCTCATCCGCGTGTCCGTGGGGCTGGAGGACCCGGACGACATCGTCGAGGACCTGCTCGGCGCGGTGGCGAAGGTGGTGCGCAAGTGA
- a CDS encoding SirB1 family protein — MARERLVSALAAEPPRLDLAALAIATLDRPALDAPGCLHMLDVLACRVQVEAERLKDKGEALAPLRALRHVLADIEGFRGNEEDYHSPENSFLDQVLERKVGLPITLSVVYLEVARRAGISLYGVPFPGHFLVAHDAGDHKLVMDPFHHGDILTEHGCEELLKRVAPQLKFDRAMLAPAPVELITYRMLSNLRRVYLGREETERGLAVVDLLLLLAPDHPGELRTRAALLTNLGAYRAALKDVERCLELSPEAPDRDRLELTARELRERASLLN, encoded by the coding sequence CTGGCCCGCGAGCGCCTGGTGTCGGCCCTCGCGGCGGAGCCGCCCCGGTTGGATTTGGCGGCGCTCGCCATCGCCACGTTGGACCGGCCCGCGTTGGATGCTCCCGGCTGTCTGCACATGCTGGACGTGCTGGCGTGCCGGGTGCAGGTGGAGGCGGAGCGGCTCAAGGACAAGGGCGAGGCGCTGGCGCCCCTGCGTGCGCTGCGCCACGTGCTGGCGGACATCGAGGGGTTTCGCGGCAACGAGGAGGACTACCACTCGCCGGAGAACAGCTTCCTGGACCAGGTGCTGGAGCGGAAGGTGGGCCTGCCGATAACGCTCTCCGTCGTCTACCTGGAGGTGGCGAGGCGTGCGGGAATCTCTCTGTATGGCGTGCCCTTTCCCGGACACTTCCTGGTGGCGCACGACGCGGGGGACCACAAGCTCGTCATGGACCCGTTCCACCACGGGGACATCCTCACCGAGCACGGGTGTGAGGAATTGCTCAAGCGCGTGGCGCCGCAGCTCAAGTTCGACCGGGCCATGCTGGCTCCCGCGCCGGTGGAGCTGATTACGTACCGCATGCTGTCCAACCTGCGGCGCGTGTACCTGGGCCGCGAGGAGACCGAGCGCGGGCTGGCGGTGGTGGATTTGCTGCTGCTGCTCGCGCCGGACCACCCGGGAGAGCTGCGCACGCGCGCGGCGCTGTTGACGAACCTGGGTGCGTACCGCGCGGCGCTGAAGGACGTGGAGCGGTGCCTGGAGCTGTCCCCCGAGGCGCCGGACCGCGACAGGCTGGAGCTGACGGCCCGCGAGCTGCGCGAGCGCGCGTCCCTGCTCAACTGA
- a CDS encoding NUDIX hydrolase produces the protein MSQTVKPWLRLRRGLEFDYRVLKVREDRWADPRTNQEQSRVLVDCSDWVNVIAVTPDDRLVLVRQFRFGTQTTTLEVPGGMVEPGEDPAAAAARELEEETGYVPGRVVPLGAVHPNPALQPNRCFSYLALDCVKQHAGRQDEGEDIAVELHPRADVSRLILEGHISHSLVVVAFFLERLRAEAGGAK, from the coding sequence ATGTCCCAGACGGTGAAGCCCTGGCTGCGACTGCGCCGGGGATTGGAATTCGACTACCGCGTCCTCAAGGTGCGCGAGGACCGCTGGGCGGACCCGCGTACGAATCAGGAGCAGTCCCGCGTGCTCGTGGACTGCTCGGACTGGGTGAATGTCATCGCGGTGACGCCGGATGACAGGCTGGTGCTGGTGCGGCAGTTCCGCTTCGGCACGCAGACCACCACGCTGGAGGTTCCGGGCGGCATGGTGGAGCCGGGTGAGGACCCGGCGGCCGCGGCGGCGCGCGAGCTGGAGGAGGAGACGGGCTATGTGCCGGGCCGCGTGGTGCCGCTCGGCGCGGTGCACCCGAACCCGGCGCTGCAGCCCAACCGGTGCTTCAGCTACCTCGCGCTGGACTGCGTGAAGCAGCACGCGGGACGGCAGGACGAGGGCGAGGACATCGCGGTGGAGCTGCACCCGCGCGCGGACGTTTCAAGGCTCATCCTGGAAGGACACATCAGCCACTCGCTGGTGGTGGTGGCCTTCTTCCTGGAGCGGCTGCGCGCGGAGGCTGGAGGCGCGAAGTAG
- a CDS encoding YiiX/YebB-like N1pC/P60 family cysteine hydrolase gives MPAASALVAWLALASTPAVPPATPTPSAAQTAAADVYALDDEAFVAQAQRDLAQLERYANGLRGLQESVKQARAVYLQKQSEPYSPDQKRLLLTTWAAFFDYIVSTEVIRQRYWDFVKVPSLTQPKKHAWGFLLTHGALTTELAHGLTYADLTGGKKQLEVLLDEPSPEYGLPPRAFARFKEKVIHVATTTQLITGDGYKEQLRPLLTKAGALDAPRVPWVLQEMKENSKVAKGLLMKRGATLFAKAAADITADSAQRAFFPVQAAVAEWMGDTRVHRIGQPLITREQVFAVLKRMEPGDIMVARQNWFLSNIGLPGFWPHAELFIGTPEELAAYFDTDADVKAWVATLPGKPASFTEHLAKTFPTKWTEYTGKDAHGDPIRIIESISEGVSFTGLEHGMRVDYLGVMRPRLSRLEKARAVLRAFTFQGRPYDFNFDFFSDQTLVCTELVWKSYAHSSEMKGLDVPLVDVAGRRTLPANELVRVFDAEFGREDRQLDFVAFLDGREAEGNAREADASAFRYSYRRAKWDIAQE, from the coding sequence ATGCCCGCCGCCTCTGCCCTGGTCGCCTGGCTTGCGCTCGCCAGCACGCCCGCCGTCCCGCCAGCCACGCCCACTCCTTCCGCTGCCCAGACCGCCGCCGCGGACGTCTACGCGCTCGACGACGAGGCCTTCGTCGCCCAGGCCCAGCGGGACCTCGCGCAACTGGAGCGCTACGCCAACGGCCTGCGCGGCCTCCAGGAGTCCGTGAAGCAGGCGCGCGCCGTCTACCTCCAGAAGCAGAGCGAGCCGTACTCGCCGGACCAGAAGCGCCTGCTGCTCACGACGTGGGCCGCCTTCTTCGACTACATCGTCTCCACCGAGGTCATCCGTCAGCGCTACTGGGACTTCGTGAAGGTGCCCTCCCTCACGCAGCCGAAGAAGCACGCCTGGGGCTTCCTTCTCACCCACGGCGCGCTCACCACGGAGCTCGCGCACGGCCTCACCTACGCGGACCTCACCGGCGGCAAGAAGCAGTTGGAGGTCCTCCTCGACGAGCCCTCTCCCGAGTACGGCCTGCCCCCGCGCGCCTTCGCCCGCTTCAAGGAGAAGGTCATCCACGTGGCCACCACCACGCAGCTGATTACGGGTGATGGCTACAAGGAACAGCTCCGTCCCCTGCTGACCAAGGCCGGCGCGCTGGACGCCCCGCGCGTGCCGTGGGTGCTGCAGGAGATGAAGGAGAACAGCAAGGTGGCCAAGGGGCTGCTCATGAAACGCGGCGCCACGCTCTTCGCGAAGGCGGCGGCGGACATCACCGCGGACAGCGCGCAGCGCGCCTTCTTCCCCGTGCAGGCCGCCGTGGCCGAGTGGATGGGCGACACGCGCGTGCACCGCATCGGCCAGCCGCTCATCACCCGCGAGCAGGTGTTCGCCGTGCTCAAGCGCATGGAGCCCGGCGACATCATGGTGGCCCGGCAGAACTGGTTCCTCTCCAACATCGGCCTGCCGGGCTTCTGGCCGCACGCGGAGCTGTTCATCGGCACGCCCGAGGAGCTCGCCGCCTACTTCGACACGGACGCGGACGTGAAGGCCTGGGTCGCCACCCTGCCCGGCAAGCCCGCCTCCTTCACCGAGCACCTGGCGAAGACGTTCCCCACCAAGTGGACCGAGTACACCGGCAAGGACGCGCACGGAGACCCCATCCGCATCATCGAGTCCATCAGCGAGGGCGTGTCCTTCACCGGCCTGGAGCACGGCATGCGCGTGGACTACCTCGGCGTCATGCGCCCGCGCCTGTCCAGGCTGGAGAAGGCCCGCGCCGTGCTGCGCGCCTTCACCTTCCAGGGCCGCCCCTACGACTTCAACTTCGACTTCTTCTCCGACCAGACGCTCGTGTGCACGGAGCTGGTGTGGAAGTCCTACGCGCACTCCTCGGAGATGAAGGGCCTGGACGTCCCCCTGGTGGACGTGGCCGGCCGGCGCACGCTGCCCGCCAACGAGCTGGTCCGCGTCTTCGACGCCGAGTTCGGCCGGGAAGACAGGCAGCTCGACTTCGTGGCCTTCCTGGACGGCCGGGAGGCAGAGGGCAACGCGAGGGAGGCGGACGCGTCCGCATTCCGTTACAGCTACCGCCGGGCCAAGTGGGACATCGCCCAGGAGTAG
- the trxB gene encoding thioredoxin-disulfide reductase, protein MAEEKLNKVTIIGSGPAGYTAAIYAARANLQPVVFAGGPTLDHPQRVPGGQLMITTDVENYPGFPEAITGPELMDRFQKQAERFGTVIHMENVVKVDFSKRPFRIEGESVSYLSETVIISTGATAKWLGIKGEDAYKNRGVSACATCDGAFYKNQDVIVVGGGDTAMEEATYLAKIVKSVTLVHRRDTLRASKVMQERAKQNPKISFMWDSAVEEVVGGPKGMTGAVVRNLKTGDSKLLNVTGLFVAIGHTPNTELFQGILETHQGGYLKTVPGSTRTNIEGVFACGDVQDSYYRQAITAAGTGCMAAIDAERWLIEHGE, encoded by the coding sequence GTGGCGGAGGAGAAACTCAACAAGGTGACCATCATCGGCTCGGGGCCGGCGGGCTACACGGCGGCCATCTACGCCGCGCGTGCCAACCTGCAGCCCGTCGTGTTCGCCGGTGGCCCCACGCTGGACCATCCGCAGCGCGTCCCCGGCGGACAGCTGATGATTACGACGGACGTGGAGAACTACCCCGGCTTCCCGGAGGCCATTACCGGCCCGGAGCTGATGGACCGCTTCCAGAAACAGGCCGAGCGCTTCGGCACCGTCATCCACATGGAGAACGTCGTGAAGGTCGACTTCTCCAAGCGCCCCTTCCGCATCGAGGGCGAGAGCGTGAGCTACCTCTCGGAGACGGTCATCATCTCCACGGGCGCCACGGCCAAGTGGCTGGGCATCAAGGGCGAGGACGCCTACAAGAACCGGGGCGTGTCCGCGTGCGCCACGTGTGACGGTGCGTTCTACAAGAACCAGGACGTCATCGTAGTGGGCGGCGGCGACACGGCCATGGAGGAGGCCACGTACCTGGCGAAAATCGTCAAGAGCGTCACGCTCGTCCACCGCCGCGACACGCTGCGCGCGTCCAAGGTGATGCAGGAGCGCGCGAAGCAGAACCCGAAGATTTCCTTCATGTGGGACTCGGCGGTGGAGGAAGTCGTCGGCGGGCCCAAGGGCATGACGGGCGCGGTGGTGCGCAACCTCAAGACGGGTGACAGCAAGCTGCTCAACGTCACGGGCCTCTTCGTCGCCATCGGCCACACGCCGAACACGGAGCTGTTCCAGGGCATTCTGGAGACGCACCAGGGCGGCTATCTCAAGACGGTGCCGGGCAGCACGCGCACCAACATCGAGGGCGTGTTCGCCTGCGGTGACGTGCAGGACAGCTACTACCGCCAGGCCATCACCGCCGCCGGCACCGGCTGCATGGCGGCCATCGACGCCGAGCGCTGGCTCATCGAGCACGGCGAGTAG